From Pseudorasbora parva isolate DD20220531a chromosome 25, ASM2467924v1, whole genome shotgun sequence, one genomic window encodes:
- the LOC137065043 gene encoding LOW QUALITY PROTEIN: galanin receptor 2a (The sequence of the model RefSeq protein was modified relative to this genomic sequence to represent the inferred CDS: inserted 3 bases in 2 codons; deleted 1 base in 1 codon; substituted 4 bases at 4 genomic stop codons) has protein sequence MNESHLGLERHGGSHXHLVIFASTCGIIVGIGFCANLLVFSLFAKHKNLHKNRLDVLLLSMALADFLTLLLIPFTIYSAISFSWPLGNTTCKVYQFLLGFSLAASTYSLCTVSMVRAMIITNPYRAPTMXVVLIFILVWARSFFISLPLRIFAIKESXDPGLNXTVCLPTTQEHHYPVAPSQFVLXNLIPMLVIAVNSGHIALFLHKRPVMSPASTXNTRRASLMVFLVAGTLWDSLCWLPGYVLELCVYLGLYLHGRSWEMFHFTCTVLQYLHPCVNPVLYVLVSKHYRRKKDWLFRCNRKRVHTQIVSVMESF, from the exons atgaacgaaagtcatttgggtttggaacgacatgggg GCAGCCACTAACACCTAGTGATCTTTGCTTCCACTTGTGGCATCATAGTGGGCATTGGTTTCTGTGCCAACCTGCTGGTCTTCTCCCTCTTCGCGAAACACAAGAACCTTCATAAAAACCGCCTGGACGTTCTTCTCCTCAGCATGGCTTTGGCCGATTTCCTCACACTTCTCCTCATCCCCTTCACCATCTACTCCGCGATCAGTTTCTCCTGGCCTCTAGGCAACACGACCTGCAAGGTCTATCAGTTTCTGCTGGGGTTCTCCCTGGCTGCCAGCACATACTCCCTGTGCACCGTGTCTATGGTTCGTGCCATGATCATCACCAACCCCTACCGTGCCCCAACCA GGGTGGTCCTAATATTTATTCTGGTCTGGGCTCGGAGCTTCTTTATAAGTCTGCCTTTGCGTATATTCGCCATTAAGGAAAGCTGAGACCCAGGTTTGAACTGAACTGTTTGCCTGCCGACTACCCAGGAACATCACTACCCGGTTGCTCCCAGCCAATTTGTGCT TAATCTCATACCAATGCTGGTTATCGCTGTCAACTCGGGGCATATAGCTCTTTTCCTGCACAAGAGGCCTGTTATGTCTCCCGCCAGCACCTGAAACACACGGAGGGCATCTCTCATGGTGTTTTTGGTGGCTGGGACATTATGGGACTCCTTATGCTGGCTGCCGGGGTATGTTCtagagctgtgtgtgtattta ggACTTTACCTGCATGGACGCTCATGGGAGATGTTCCATTTCACCTGCACGGTTCTCCAGTATCTGCACCCCTGCGTGAACCCCGTCCTCTACGTTCTGGTGTCCAAACACTACAGGCGGAAGAAAGACTGGCTGTTCAGATGCAATAGGAAACGGGTGCATACGCAGATTGTTAGCGTAATGGAGAGTTTCTGA
- the pthlhb gene encoding parathyroid hormone-like hormone b, protein MLRHWGFAVFLLTVLIPVQSRPTNTLNNRQRRSVGHAQMMHDRGRSLHEWKRRTLIQELFEQVHTAISPYQSEGSVQTPLWSTVHCPKPIGSTKNFPLSFQIETIGMRDNLPQETSKTLRYGEQPLKAVTKRKRKMGSGRSRDPERRKDRGCVSHMQTPMRD, encoded by the exons ATGTTGAGGCATTGGGGGTTTGCTGTGTTCCTGTTAACTGTCCTGATACCAGTCCAATCCAGACCCACTAACACTCTCAACAACAGACA GCGACGTTCAGTAGGTCACGCTCAGATGATGCACGACAGGGGCCGATCTCTGCACGAGTGGAAGAGGCGCACGTTGATACAGGAACTTTTTGAGCAGGTACACACGGCCATATCCCCATATCAGAGCGAAGGAAGCGTCCAGACCCCGCTGTGGTCCACCGTCCACTGTCCCAAACCCATCGGCAGCACCAAAAACTTCCCTCTGAGCTTTCAAATAGAGACTATAGGGATGAGAGACAACCTCCCGCAAGAGACCAGCAAGACCCTGAGATATGGTGAACAGCCACTGAAAGCTGTGacgaagaggaagaggaagatggGCTCGGGAAGATCGAGAGACCCGGAGAGGAGGAAAGACAGGGGGTGTGTCTCCCATATGCAAACACCAATGAGAGACTGA
- the metap2b gene encoding methionine aminopeptidase 2b: protein MGSARWLFFRVKRSIQLSSPRPLHDVGFIHNSSRGHIMADEQTQEPQSAAAKMQILPNGDSHLPKEDADPVDDTGKKKKKKKKKGKAAAVGNHEGEGDSVITKVAKQMEQQTLEDPEKEDEPEDDGEEGDSTGKKKKKKKKKKGPKVQTDPPSIPICELYTSGVYAKGQECEYPAVQDGRSAAWRTTNEEKKFLDQANEDMWNDFRQAAEAHRQVRKYVMSWIKPGMTMIEICEKLEDCSRKLIKENGLNAGLAFPTGCSLNHCAAHYTPNAGDPTVLQYDDVCKIDFGTHINGRIIDCAFTVTFNPKYDKLLEAVKDATNTGIKCAGIDVRLCDIGESIQEVMESYEVELDGKTYQVKPIRNLNGHSIGQYRIHAGKTVPIVKGGEATRMEEGEVYAIETFGSTGKGMVHDDMECSHYMKNFEVGHVPIRLPRAKHLLNVVNENFGTLAFCRRWLDRHGETKYLMALKNLCDLGIIDPYPPLCDTKGCYTAQFEHTILLRPTCKEVVSRGDDY from the exons ATGGGTTCAGCGCGTTGGCTCTTTTTTCGAGTAAAAAGGTCCATCCAGCTATCCTCACCTCGCCCCCTTCATGACGTAGGCTTCATCCACAATTCCTCGCGCGGTCACATCATGGCGGACGAGCAGACGCAAGAGCCACAGTCCGCAGCTGCAAAAATGCAGATTTTACCGAACGGAGACTCTCACCTTCCCAAAGAGGACGCCGATCCCGTTGACGACACcgggaagaagaagaaaaagaagaagaagaagggaaAAGCGGCAGCCGTAG GAAACCATGAAGGTGAAGGGGATTCTGTCATCACCAAAGTGGCCAAACAAATGGAGCAACAAACTTTAGAAGACCCAGAGAAAGAGGACGAGCCGGAGGATG ATGGTGAGGAAGGCGATTCAACtggaaagaagaaaaagaagaagaagaaaaagaaagggC CTAAAGTTCAAACAGATCCTCCATCTATTCCCATCTGTGAGCTTTATACCAGTGGAGTTTATGCCAAAGGCCAGGAGTGTGAATATCCAGCTGTGCAAGATGG GCGGTCTGCTGCGTGGCGGACGACCAACGAGGAGAAGAAGTTTTTGGATCAGGCTAATGAGGATATGTGGAATGACTTCAGACAGGCTGCCGAGGCCCACCGGCAGGTCAGGAAGTACGTCATGAGCTGGATCAAGCCAGGCATGACCATGATCGAGATCTG TGAGAAACTGGAGGATTGTTCTAGGAAGTTGATCAAGGAAAATGGTCTGAATGCTGGTTTGGCTTTTCCGACCGGCTGCTCGCTGAACCACTGCGCGGCTCACTACACTCCAAACGCGGGAGACCCCACCGTTCTCCAGTACGATGACGTCTGCAAGATTGACTTCGGCACGCACATTAATG GTCGAATCATTGACTGTGCCTTTACTGTCACCTTCAACCCAAAGTATGACAAACTGCTGGAAGCTGTTAAAGATGCTACAAATACTGGAATTAAG TGTGCAGGTATTGATGTCCGTTTGTGTGATATTGGAGAATCAATTCAAGAGGTTATGGAGTCATACGAAGTGGAACTTGATGGAAAAACATATCAAG TGAAACCAATCAGAAATCTCAATGGCCACTCTATTGGACAGTACCGAATACATGCAGGCAAGACGGTGCCCATAGTGAAAGGAGGTGAAGCTACCAGGATGGAG GAAGGAGAGGTTTATGCCATCGAGACCTTTGGCAGCACTGGTAAAGGCATGGTTCATGATGACATGGAGTGTTCCCATTACATGAAAAACTTTGAAGTTGGTCATGTGCCAATAAG ACTCCCCAGAGCCAAGCATTTGTTAAACGTGGTCAACGAGAACTTCGGCACTCTCGCCTTCTGCCGCCGCTGGTTGGATCGCCACGGTGAAACCAAATATTTAATGGCGCTGAAGAACCTCTGCGACCTGGGAATCATCGACCCCTACCCACCTCTGTGTGACACCAAAGGCTGCTACACGGCCCAGTTTGAACACACCATACTGCTGAGACCCACTTGCAAGGAGGTGGTCAGCCGAGGAGACGATTACTAG
- the cib1 gene encoding calcium and integrin-binding protein 1: MGGTASKLPKDLLSEYQELTFLTKQEILLAHKRFSELQGKENGPYSSRVSVEKILTLPELKSNPFRKRICHVFSTSDLRDGSLSFEDFLDLLSAFSDSATLEIKSHYAFRIFDFDDDGTLDAKDLEKLVNCLTGETDDTRLTAEEMRQLISNILEESDIDKDGTVNLSEFQHVISRSPDFVSSFKIVL; encoded by the exons ATGGGGGGAACCGCGAGTAAGTTGCCGAAAGATCTTCTATCAGAATATCAG gaGCTTACATTTCTCACAAAGCAAGAAATCTTACT GGCACACAAAAGATTCTCTGAACTCCAGGGCAAAGAAAATGGGCCGTACAGCTCTAGGGTGTCCGTGGAGAAGATCCTTACGCTTCCTGAACTGAAG TCTAACCCCTTCCGGAAAAGGATATGTCACGTCTTCTCGACCTCTGATTTGAGGGATGGCAGCTTAAGCTTTGAGGATTTCCTGGACCTCTTGAGTGCCTTCAGCGATTCGGCAACCCTGGAAATCAAGTCCCATTACGCCTTCCGGATCTTTG ACTTTGACGATGACGGGACTCTTGATGCTAAAGATCTGGAGAAGCTGGTGAACTGCCTGACGGGCGAGACGGACGACACCCGTCTCACTGCAGAGGAGATGAGGCAGCTCATAAGCAAT ATCCTGGAGGAGTCGGACATCGATAAAGACGGAACAGTGAACCTCTCCGAATTTCAGCATGTCATCTCCAGGTCTCCAGATTTTGTCAG